The following proteins are co-located in the Acidobacteriota bacterium genome:
- a CDS encoding VWA domain-containing protein: MLRSFDLRSVLSQLIFATLLLFVPTTFVHSQNQQSRSEQKPAQTAPPDSSQDPDSVVRISTQLVQIDAVVTDRNGAHVENLTEDDFVLTVDGKKQSLSHFKLIKLVSPKKPADGGKNLKAAPATPVGMPEKALAPEDVRRTIAFVVDDLGLSFQSMTYTREAIRKFVREQMEEGDLVGIIRTGRGLGMLQQFTGDKRILNTAIDRLTWNPFSRDMVPRFPERDANNPLPEPQRQAVEEADARTADFRETVFSVGTLGSLNFVIRGLRELPGRKMVILLSDGFKLFGKDRNNSLVLENLRRLTDLANRSSVVVYSIDPKGLQTLMPDATGTGVPRPGDYTLVAQQNFDSQEGLTFLARETGGQAFLNNNDINLGIRKSLEDASSYYLLGFDPEDEKFDRKYHSIKLKLTRSGLTVRTRAGFLGVADKERRREFPVVAVDSPEARNRDIVGALYSPFGARDLGIQMTSFFFNSEKQGSFIRSLYQIDMSKLDFKDDPQRNGVKTVKLELAAFTFNEAGSIIDQHGRAFTLEIAPQQYESAMTKGLFYSDDFIIKKPGAYQLRCIIRDPSTGKLGSSSQFINVPDLSRKRLALSGVVLTIPADFKPMPEQMKSEVNLSPSARRFPRNGFFDYGAAIYNVTTDPKTGKSNLVSQVEIYSEGKPVYQGPTRPIEDKDTSSQSTRSNCAGRMMLANLPPGDYVFRLIVTDALAKSKYAKVDQWTDFGVR, encoded by the coding sequence ATGCTCCGTAGCTTCGATCTCCGTTCTGTGCTTTCTCAGCTAATTTTTGCCACCTTACTATTGTTCGTTCCAACGACATTCGTCCACTCCCAAAATCAGCAATCCAGGTCCGAACAGAAACCTGCACAAACCGCGCCGCCGGATTCATCGCAAGACCCCGATTCGGTCGTTCGCATCAGCACGCAGCTTGTGCAAATTGATGCCGTCGTGACGGATCGCAATGGTGCTCACGTCGAAAATCTGACCGAAGACGACTTTGTGTTAACGGTTGACGGGAAAAAGCAATCACTGAGCCACTTCAAATTGATAAAGCTTGTGTCGCCCAAAAAGCCAGCGGACGGCGGCAAAAACTTAAAAGCGGCTCCTGCGACGCCTGTGGGCATGCCGGAAAAAGCGCTCGCTCCCGAAGATGTTCGTCGAACGATTGCATTTGTTGTGGACGATCTGGGATTGTCCTTTCAAAGCATGACCTATACGCGCGAAGCAATCCGTAAATTCGTTCGCGAACAAATGGAAGAAGGAGATTTGGTTGGCATTATTCGCACCGGACGCGGCCTGGGAATGTTACAGCAATTTACTGGCGATAAGCGAATTTTGAACACCGCAATTGATCGGTTGACCTGGAACCCGTTCAGCCGGGATATGGTTCCCAGGTTTCCTGAAAGAGATGCAAACAATCCGCTTCCCGAACCACAGCGGCAAGCCGTCGAGGAGGCAGATGCACGGACGGCGGATTTTCGAGAAACTGTTTTTTCGGTTGGCACATTGGGATCGTTGAACTTTGTAATCCGCGGATTGCGGGAACTGCCGGGTCGCAAGATGGTCATTCTGCTTTCAGACGGGTTTAAGCTCTTTGGCAAAGACCGCAATAACAGCCTGGTGCTGGAAAACCTGCGAAGACTGACCGATCTGGCCAATCGTTCGAGTGTTGTTGTTTACTCAATTGATCCCAAAGGGTTGCAAACCCTGATGCCTGACGCCACAGGGACCGGTGTGCCACGTCCGGGAGATTACACGCTTGTGGCGCAGCAAAATTTCGATTCGCAGGAAGGGCTGACGTTTCTTGCGCGGGAAACCGGCGGGCAAGCATTTCTGAATAACAATGACATCAATCTTGGCATACGTAAATCGCTCGAAGACGCCAGTAGTTATTATCTGCTTGGGTTTGATCCGGAGGATGAGAAGTTTGATCGCAAGTATCACTCGATCAAGTTGAAACTCACCAGATCGGGGTTGACGGTCCGAACACGTGCGGGCTTTTTGGGAGTAGCCGACAAAGAGCGCCGCCGTGAATTTCCTGTTGTTGCTGTTGATTCGCCTGAAGCGCGCAATCGCGACATCGTTGGAGCCTTGTATTCACCCTTTGGCGCGCGTGACCTGGGAATTCAAATGACTTCGTTTTTCTTTAACTCGGAAAAACAGGGATCATTCATTCGATCGCTTTACCAGATTGATATGTCGAAGCTCGACTTCAAGGACGACCCGCAACGCAATGGCGTGAAAACCGTAAAATTGGAATTGGCTGCATTTACCTTTAACGAGGCAGGTTCGATCATTGACCAGCATGGCCGGGCGTTTACATTGGAAATCGCTCCCCAGCAGTATGAATCGGCAATGACCAAGGGTCTGTTTTACTCCGACGATTTCATCATCAAAAAGCCTGGGGCATATCAGTTGCGCTGCATTATCCGTGATCCTTCGACCGGCAAACTTGGTTCATCCAGTCAGTTCATCAATGTGCCCGATTTATCCCGTAAACGTTTGGCCTTGTCGGGCGTTGTTCTGACGATTCCGGCGGATTTCAAACCGATGCCGGAACAGATGAAATCCGAAGTAAATTTATCTCCGTCAGCCAGACGTTTTCCGCGCAACGGATTTTTCGATTATGGCGCGGCAATTTACAACGTGACCACAGATCCGAAAACCGGGAAGTCCAATCTTGTTTCGCAAGTAGAAATTTATTCCGAAGGGAAGCCTGTGTATCAAGGGCCAACTCGCCCAATTGAGGACAAAGACACAAGCAGCCAAAGTACGCGATCCAATTGCGCTGGGCGGATGATGCTTGCCAATTTGCCCCCCGGAGATTACGTTTTTCGTTTGATCGTGACAGACGCCCTGGCCAAGTCAAAATACGCCAAAGTAGATCAATGGACGGATTTCGGCGTTCGTTAG
- a CDS encoding glycerophosphodiester phosphodiesterase — protein MPPLVIAHRGASAYQPENTLAAFALAIVQGAQMIELDLHLSRDQQVVVIHDETMDHTTNCKGLVGQLTLDEIKRADAGKGERVPTLDETLDLTSGKVRLYLEIKDRKAAPETLRIIRSRKCQDEVMFASFDIELMRQLGEEVRDIELGVILGTETLNPVVRWREAFPWIALRHVNYQVLCMQVELCMRYLTKRTKAQGKKLYVWTADEDRQFSRMLQLGIDGIVTNKPDRLVEFLKRSD, from the coding sequence ATGCCGCCATTGGTCATCGCCCATCGCGGAGCTTCCGCCTATCAGCCGGAAAATACGCTGGCTGCCTTTGCGCTCGCCATTGTGCAAGGCGCACAGATGATCGAACTGGATTTGCATCTTTCCCGCGATCAACAGGTTGTTGTCATTCACGACGAAACAATGGATCACACCACAAACTGCAAAGGCCTCGTTGGCCAACTGACGCTGGACGAAATCAAACGCGCCGATGCGGGCAAGGGGGAACGCGTGCCAACGCTGGATGAAACATTGGATTTAACCAGCGGCAAGGTGCGGCTTTACCTGGAAATCAAAGACCGGAAAGCCGCTCCGGAAACTTTGCGAATCATTCGTTCCAGGAAATGTCAGGATGAAGTGATGTTCGCCTCATTCGACATTGAGTTGATGCGGCAGCTTGGAGAAGAAGTACGAGACATCGAACTTGGAGTGATTCTTGGGACTGAGACGCTCAACCCAGTTGTTCGCTGGCGAGAAGCGTTTCCGTGGATTGCCTTGCGTCACGTCAACTATCAGGTGTTGTGTATGCAGGTAGAGCTTTGTATGCGCTATCTGACGAAACGAACAAAAGCTCAAGGCAAAAAACTCTATGTGTGGACAGCGGACGAAGATCGTCAATTCTCCAGAATGCTTCAGCTCGGCATTGACGGCATTGTCACCAACAAGCCGGATCGGTTGGTTGAGTTTCTGAAACGTTCTGACTAA
- a CDS encoding DUF1800 domain-containing protein: MSIVPVFRIRVLALVCVSLFLAILAAWPFAAQQSPFDESRIVNDLTAGLQLTPEQAGTLTVMLQRQRPRIEGLLQQMSRYQPGSPQFDDFRSQLDREQRSILEDFLPALRPEQQAKLREVIENFGKPPVQGRSPIAPLRPNLPSGVFAASERLIPQPAHLTDENTRSRRATVPPPISQEQKILHLLNRAGFGPRPGDVERVRQMGIENYLDEQLHPEDLADEFLDRPLQALGTMQATLPELFQTYLPPPPRPMPTPTPTPVPEEKGAETMRPPDGETGKRAEMEMKKTGDQMMEKSAQEKPDSKIAPPRPQASTPVNSPAPQPKGALRPTPAVDTQRPLRELQQAKLLRAVFSERQLQEVMVDFWFNHFNVFAGKDNARLMLTVYERDAIRPHALGKFKELLIAVAQSPAMMVYLDNFLSQRELPPPPPKYDADGNLMPPPRRPGLNENYARELMELHTLGVDGGYTQKDVQEVARCLTGWTIGQQPNPMFIFRPRTHDKGEKIVLGKRIASGGGIEDGLRVLELLAKHPSTARFISFKLCQRFIADEPPQSAVDRAAQVFIQTDGDIRQVVRSILTSPEFYSPRYYRNKIKSPLELAASAIRAAGAATDAAAPLVQTIARMGEPLYQCQPPTGYSEDSSHWLSSATLLERMNFAVALIGNRINGTRVDLSRLVAPETTKDQKHLLDNLIAALVHSDVSKETRENLTRVLNEERAKMTPARFDARRNNELIGSVAALVLGSREFQVK, from the coding sequence ATGAGCATAGTCCCGGTTTTTCGCATTCGCGTTTTGGCATTGGTTTGTGTGTCGTTGTTCTTGGCCATTTTAGCGGCCTGGCCTTTTGCGGCGCAACAAAGTCCTTTTGATGAATCGCGCATCGTGAATGATCTGACGGCGGGATTGCAGTTGACACCTGAACAAGCAGGAACATTAACCGTAATGCTCCAACGTCAGCGCCCACGCATTGAAGGCTTATTACAACAAATGAGCCGGTATCAGCCTGGCAGCCCGCAGTTCGACGATTTTCGCAGCCAGCTCGATCGTGAACAGCGTTCAATCCTTGAAGATTTTTTGCCAGCATTGAGGCCGGAACAGCAAGCCAAATTGCGCGAAGTGATTGAAAATTTTGGTAAACCGCCGGTTCAGGGACGGTCGCCAATCGCTCCGCTGAGACCGAATTTGCCGTCCGGCGTTTTTGCAGCGAGTGAGCGATTAATTCCACAACCAGCGCATCTGACCGATGAAAATACACGGAGCCGCAGAGCAACCGTTCCTCCACCTATCAGTCAAGAACAGAAGATTTTACATTTGCTCAACCGCGCCGGATTTGGCCCTCGACCGGGAGATGTTGAACGCGTCAGGCAAATGGGCATCGAAAATTACCTTGACGAACAGCTTCATCCAGAAGATTTGGCAGATGAGTTTTTGGATCGTCCGCTGCAAGCCTTGGGTACGATGCAGGCGACTTTGCCGGAGCTATTCCAGACCTATTTGCCTCCGCCTCCGCGCCCTATGCCGACCCCAACCCCAACCCCTGTTCCTGAGGAAAAAGGCGCGGAGACGATGCGACCGCCAGACGGCGAAACAGGCAAACGCGCTGAAATGGAAATGAAAAAAACAGGCGATCAGATGATGGAAAAATCCGCTCAGGAAAAACCTGATTCCAAGATTGCCCCGCCTCGTCCACAAGCTTCTACGCCTGTAAACTCTCCTGCTCCTCAGCCGAAGGGAGCGCTTCGTCCGACACCTGCTGTGGACACGCAACGCCCGTTGCGCGAATTGCAACAAGCCAAATTGCTCCGCGCTGTGTTCAGCGAACGACAGTTACAGGAAGTGATGGTTGATTTTTGGTTTAACCACTTCAATGTTTTCGCCGGAAAAGATAATGCGCGGTTGATGTTGACGGTATATGAACGGGACGCGATTCGTCCGCACGCGCTCGGAAAGTTCAAAGAGTTGTTGATTGCTGTCGCGCAAAGTCCGGCGATGATGGTGTATCTGGATAATTTCCTGAGTCAGAGAGAACTGCCGCCTCCACCGCCAAAATATGATGCCGATGGAAACCTAATGCCGCCGCCTCGACGACCGGGATTGAATGAAAATTACGCGCGTGAGTTGATGGAATTGCACACGCTGGGCGTGGACGGCGGCTACACGCAAAAAGACGTTCAGGAAGTCGCCCGATGTTTGACGGGATGGACAATTGGCCAGCAACCGAATCCGATGTTTATCTTCCGCCCGCGAACGCACGATAAAGGTGAAAAGATTGTGCTGGGCAAACGCATCGCTTCGGGTGGAGGCATTGAAGATGGATTGCGCGTGTTGGAGTTGCTGGCAAAACACCCGTCAACGGCCAGATTCATTTCGTTCAAACTCTGTCAGCGGTTTATTGCGGATGAGCCTCCGCAAAGCGCCGTGGATCGAGCGGCTCAGGTGTTTATTCAGACCGATGGAGATATTCGCCAGGTAGTCCGGAGTATTCTCACTTCGCCGGAGTTTTATTCGCCCAGGTATTACCGCAACAAAATCAAATCGCCGCTGGAACTTGCCGCATCGGCAATTCGAGCTGCCGGGGCAGCGACTGACGCCGCTGCGCCATTGGTTCAAACCATTGCGCGAATGGGCGAGCCGCTTTATCAATGCCAACCTCCCACCGGGTATTCCGAAGATTCTTCGCACTGGCTGAGCAGTGCGACTCTGCTGGAACGCATGAACTTTGCCGTTGCCTTAATCGGCAATCGCATTAACGGCACTCGTGTTGATCTCTCTCGTCTGGTCGCCCCAGAAACGACAAAGGATCAAAAACATTTGCTCGATAATTTGATTGCCGCTCTGGTTCATAGTGATGTGTCGAAAGAAACACGCGAGAACTTGACTCGTGTGCTCAACGAAGAGCGCGCGAAAATGACTCCGGCCAGATTTGACGCACGCCGTAACAATGAATTGATAGGAAGCGTGGCGGCGCTGGTGTTGGGTTCGCGAGAGTTTCAGGTGAAGTAA
- a CDS encoding YraN family protein, translating into MQNQIEIEARRSASPLALGEQGERLAVEYLVKHGYRIVATNFVLPIGYSRQGRPITGEIDIVAYDETAIPFTLAFVEVKTRTRIDIATPEAAVDRRKRRQIIRAARLYRRLMAVQDEAFRYDVISIVAAPEEAIKISLLRGYFDENQFARKNMNSLTKSAQN; encoded by the coding sequence TTGCAAAATCAAATTGAAATTGAAGCACGGCGATCCGCTTCCCCTCTGGCGTTGGGTGAACAAGGGGAACGACTGGCGGTTGAATACCTCGTCAAGCATGGATATCGAATTGTAGCGACCAATTTCGTATTGCCAATCGGTTACAGCCGACAGGGTCGTCCAATTACAGGTGAAATTGACATTGTGGCTTATGATGAAACAGCCATTCCTTTTACGCTGGCTTTTGTTGAGGTGAAAACTCGCACGCGCATTGATATTGCAACTCCGGAAGCTGCGGTTGACCGTCGCAAACGACGCCAGATTATCCGCGCCGCCAGATTGTATCGCCGCTTGATGGCTGTTCAAGATGAAGCCTTTCGTTATGACGTCATCAGCATCGTTGCTGCTCCGGAAGAAGCTATCAAAATTTCGCTCCTTCGCGGCTATTTCGACGAAAACCAATTCGCCCGAAAGAACATGAATTCGCTTACCAAATCCGCACAGAACTGA